A window of the Emys orbicularis isolate rEmyOrb1 chromosome 1, rEmyOrb1.hap1, whole genome shotgun sequence genome harbors these coding sequences:
- the IRAK4 gene encoding interleukin-1 receptor-associated kinase 4 codes for MSKSITPSTYVRCIGYKLMMQLADFIDPQEGWKKLAVDIKDPSGEDRYNQMHIRRFEGLIKMGKSPTCELLYDWGTSNCTVGDLVELLTRNHFLAPASLLLPDAVRVADDVTVPLSSQETMPIDKTMPVQEKPVISATPLLAESSEGQLSAPSCLPQENNSLQLSDTGFHSFWFHELKNVTNNFDERPTSAGGNKLGEGGFGVVYKGYIDGRIVAVKKLAAMVDVSIQDLKQQFDQEIKIMAKCQHENLVELLGFSGDGDQPCLVYEYMPNGSLLDRLACLDDTAPIPWSARCNIAQGTANGIRFLHENNHIHRDVKSANILLNELFVPKISDFGLARASVKFTQTIMTDRIVGTAAYMAPEALRGEITPKSDIFSFGVVLLEIITGLSPIDENREPQLLLSIKEEIEDEEKTIEDYVDEKMSDWDTISIDKMYSVASQCLNEKKNRRPDIKMVQQHLQEIKA; via the exons ATGAGCAAATCCATAACTCCTTCAACATACGTGCGCTGCATTGGTTATAAACTCATGATGCAACTGGCTGATTTCATTGATCCACAAGAAGGATGGAAGAAGCTAGCAGTAGATATAAAAGACCCTTCTGGCGAAGACAGATACAACCAAATGCATATAAG GAGATTTGAAGGGCTAATAAAGATGGGTAAGAGCCCCACCTGTGAATTACTCTATGACTGGGGAACATCAAACTGTACAGTTGGTGATCTTGTGGAGCTATTGACCAGGAATCACTTCCTAGCACCAGCTAGCCTTCTGCTTCCAG ATGCTGTTAGGGTGGCAGATGATGTTACGGTACCTCTTTCTTCACAAGAAACTATGCCTATAGATAAAACTATGCCTGTACAGGAAAAACCAGTAATATCTGCAACACCTCTTTTAGCTGAGAGTAGTGAGGGACAACTttcagctccttcctgcttaCCTCAAGAGAACAACAGTCTGCAACTTAGTGACACAG GTTTCCACAGCTTTTGGTTCCATGAGTTGAAAAATGTTACAAACAACTTCGATGAACGACCTACATCAGCTGGAGGTAATAAACTGGGAGAAGGAGGCTTTGGAGTTGTGTACAAGGGCTACATCGATGGCAGAATTGTGGCAGTGAAAAAACTTGCTGCT ATGGTTGATGTAAGCATTCAAGATCTGAAACAGCAGTTTGatcaagaaataaaaataatggcaAA ATGTCAACATGAGAACCTAGTAGAACTGCTTGGTTTCTCAGGTGATGGTGATCAGCCCTGTCTGGTTTACGAATACATGCCCAATGGTTCATTGCTTGACAGACTGGCTTGTCTG GATGACACTGCACCAATTCCTTGGAGTGCAAGGTGTAACATTGCTCAAGGTACAGCAAATGGCATCCGCTTTTTGCATGAAAACAATCATATTCACAGAGATGTTAAAAG tgcaaatatcttactaaatgaattatttgtgcCAAAAATTTCTGACTTTGGACTTGCAAGGGCATCTGTGAAATTCACACAAACCATCATGACAGATAGAATTGTGGGAACAGCAGCCTATATGGCACCCGAAGCGCTGCGTGGAGAGATAACACCCAAATCTGATATTTTCAGTTTTGGTGTG GTTTTACTGGAAATAATAACTGGGCTTTCGCCAATAGATGAAAACCGGGAGCCACAGTTACTg TTAAGTATCAAAGAAGAAATTGAAGATGAGGAAAAGACAATTGAAGATTATGTTGATGAAAAAATGAGTGATTGGGACACCATTTCCATTGACAAAATGTATTCAGTTGCTAGTCAGTGTCTGAatgaaaaaaagaacaggaggccAGACATTAAGATG GTCCAGCAGCATCTACAAGAGATAAAAGCCTGA